Below is a genomic region from Schistocerca cancellata isolate TAMUIC-IGC-003103 chromosome 12, iqSchCanc2.1, whole genome shotgun sequence.
TGTTGTATTGGGTTCTTTTGTATCCAGAACACTTCCTGTGACAAACTTTTGACTATTTGTGTGAAATGCCAGCACGAATAAGGATCAGTTATcatcgtcatattatggcccttTGTGTCTGATGAAACCACAGATCCAGATGAGGTTACTTGCCTGTGTAAAAATACCTCTGTAGGCATTACCTAAATAAGTCACTGGTTGTAGAAAGTGAATGGTGTACAGAGTCCATCCCTGTGTACATGGGTGTTCATACCCAGTTAATTCTGCTGTTGCTGCCCACAGACATTATTACACATTTTGAGGGCAGCAGAAGTGCCAATGTGTTCCAAAATGCCGCCACGAAGCAGAGGAGATGGCTTTGATTAGTGATCTTGCTGGATTTACTTAGCAAATTCAGGAATTACAACAGAACTGAGCCTCTAGAAAAGCATGTGCCACAACCAGAGGGGTGCCTGAGCCGTAAATTTAAGAGCGACTGCACTACCACAGCTGAGGCAACTGTGATACAAACAGAAAggcggctgccgcgccaccagccaccagccgaggggcggctgccgcgccaccagccaccagccaccggccgaggggcggctgccgcgccaccagccaccagccaccggccgaggggcggctgccgcgccaccagccaccagccaccggccgaggggcggctgccgcgccaccagccaccagccaccggccgaggggcggctgccgcgccaccagccaccagccaccggccgaggggcggctgccgcgccaccagccaccagccaccggccgaggggcggctgccgcgccaccagccaccagccaccggccgaggggcggctgccgcgccaccagccaccagccaccggccgaggggcggctgccgcgccaccagccaccagccaccggccgaggggcggctgccgcgccaccagccaccagccaccggccgaggggcggctgccgcgccaccagccaccagccaccggccgaggggcggctgccgcgccaccagccaccagccaccggccgaggggcggctgccgcgccaccagccaccagccaccggccgaggggcggctgccgcgccaccagccaccagccaccggccgaggggcggctgccgcgccaccagccaccagccaccggccgaggggcggctgccgcgccaccagccaccagccaccggccgaggggcggctgccgcgccaccagccaccagccaccggccgaggggcggctgccgcgccaccagccaccggccgaggggcggctgccgcgccaccagccaccggccgaggggcggctgccgcgccaccagccaccggccgaggggcggctgccgcgccaccagccaccagccaccggccgaggggcggctgccgcgccaccagccaccagccaccggccgaggggcggctgccgcgccaccagccaccagccaccggccgaggggcggctgccgcgccaccagccaccagccaccggccgaggggcggctgccgcgccaccagccaccggccgatgggcggctgccgcgccaccagccaccagccatcagccaccggccgaggggcggctgccgcgccaccagccaccagccaccggccgaggggcggctgccgcgccaccagccaccagccaccggccgaggggcggctgccgcgccaccagccaccagccaccggccgaggggcggctgccgcgccaccagccaccagccaccggccgaggggcggctgccgcgccaccagccaccagccaccggccgaggggcggctgccgcgccaccagccaccagccaccagccaccggccgatgggcggctgccgcgccaccagccaccagccaccggccgaggggcggctgccgcgccaccagccaccggccgaggggcggctgccgcgccaccagccaccggccgaggggcggctgccgcgccaccagccaccggccgaggggcggctgccgcgccaccagccaccagccaccggccgaggggcggctgccgcgccaccagccaccagccaccggccgaggggcggctgccgcgccaccagccaccagccaccagccaccggccgaggggcggctgccgcgccaccagccaccagccaccggccgaggggcggctgccgcgccaccagccaccagccaccagccaccggccgaggggcggctgccgcgccaccagccaccagccaccagccaccggccgaggggcggctgccgcgccaccagccaccagccaccagccaccggccgaggggcggctgccgcgccaccagccaccagccaccagccaccggccgaggggcggctgccgcgccaccagccaccagccaccagccaccggccgaggggcggctgccgcgccaccagccaccagccaccagccaccggccgaggggcggctgccgcgccaccagccaccagccaccggccgaggggcggctgccgcgccaccagccaccagccaccggccgaggggcggctgccgcgccaccagccacgagccaccggccgaggggcggctgccgagccaccagccaccggccgaggggcggctgccgcgccaccagccaccagccaccagccaccggccgaggggcggctgccgcgccaccagccaccagccaccagccaccggccgaggggcggctgccgcgccaccagccaccggccgaggggcggctgccgcgccaccagccaccagccaccagccaccggccgaggggcggctgccgcgccaccagccaccagccaccagccaccggccgaggggcggctgccgcgccaccagccaccagccaccagccaccggccgaggggcggctgccgcgccaccagccaccagccaccagccaccggccgaggggcggctgccgcgccaccagccaccagccaccagccaccggccgaggggcggctgccgcgccaccagccaccagccaccggccgaggggcggctgccgcgccaccagccaccagccaccggccgaggggcggctgccgcgccaccagccacgagccaccggccgaggggcggctgccgagccaccagccaccggccgaggggcggctgccgcgccaccagccaccagccaccagccaccggccgaggggcggctgccgcgccaccagccaccggccgaggggcggctgccgcgccaccagccaccagccaccggccgaggggcggctgccgcgccaccagccaccagccaccggccgaggggcggctgccgcgccaccagccaccagccaccagccaccggccgaggggcggctgccgcgccaccagccaccagccaccagccaccggccgaggggcggctgccgcgccaccagccaccagccaccagccaccggccgaggggcggctgccgcgccaccagccaccagccaccagccaccggccgaggggcggctgccgcgccaccagccaccagccaccagccaccggccgaggggcggctgccgcgccaccagccaccagccaccggccgaggggcggctgccgcgccaccagccaccagccaccggccgaggggcggctgccgcgccaccagccaccggccgagggTCTTAGATGTGCTGCACTGTTCAAAATGGTAACTTTGGGATGGCTGTTGTGGATTACTGTTGCTCTGATATTGCAGAGTGGTAATATAGAACCCTGAGTCTGAAGATTACTATCACCACACTAGCACATGTATTGCATACATAATTGGAGTAATACTTACCAATAccattgcagtggatttttgtgtaTCATCTGTCTGCCCATGGAGCTGAGGATTGAATCGTAGCTGAGATGAGTTGTTTTGTGAGCTTTAGACTTCTAGAGAACAGCTGATGAGTGATGCAGTTTGATCATTCAATACTCCAATGGCAGTTGTCACCTGTGTGGATCAATCATGCGAGTGTAATCCTTAGTAAAATGTGCTAGCCATCTGTTGTGCAACAGAAAGCATTTCTTTACACATTGGCAGTTTCACGCATGGATATGTAGTGACATTCTGAAGCTGAACAGACTGAACACTAGTGCTCTAAGTGACCACCAGAAATCTTTGACAATAACCgaagaaactggtctctcagcagcaCAGAGAACAAAAGGGAGAACAGAGCAGTGGCATCATGTGATATGATAAAAACATGgaacatgtttaagtgatttgtttgtgtgaattgttatcAAGGCCATTactgatgcactgatgcaactcTATGCAAAGGAACTCTGATTACTTGATGCTGATTGTCCTAATGGATTCCCATGCTAAAAAGTGTTGTTTCCTTTCCAAGGTACCTAGTGTTATCGAGCAGGCACCACTTCAATTTATTAACATATTTACTGTCATGCTATACAGTTAAAGTTGTGTTGTCCATTGCAtccagtgaaactgaaagaaaatatctATGGTTATGTTTATGGTTGGCACGTAATATTTGATGTGATCTGTCTCTACAGCAGTGTTTGTGCTGGTAAGGTTCCAGTTTACCTGGATCACCTTGGATTGTTCTGTTGGAATTAACTTTTGTAGTTCATTTGCTAGATTGTGAATGTATGTCAGAGATAAAATTATTGTTGGTACAGAACAAGAAATTTAATGTTGATACAccacaatatttaaatttttccaagATTTCATGAAGCTTCATGTTTTGGTCTGaatttcataatactgtcaaattGCAAATATTTCTTGGAGTATTAGTTTTGGGCCATTTACTTGAAGTACATTCCAAATGTCCTTATTCAAGCTACTTATCTTCAGACGTGTGTTGTGTGTTCTAAATCTGGCAGTGCCCCTCCTGTCATGACTTGTAATCACAAATTAGGTACTAGTCAACAGTTCAGGTTTACAAAGACAACAGGCAGACCTCTGTAAAAGTTCTAACAGTTAAAACtgtttttcaataatttattttaatgcaAAAAAAGGCATGTTCTTttctgaaggacatcatctttccaCCATTGACTGTAATGTTTTATTTTGCAATACACGGTTGCAATTGTGGCACTTAACCCATTGCCATGTGCTAAAAACAGTGTCATTCGAAAAATTCATTTTGACTGTGGATCCCGAGAGCTAGAAGTTATTCACTGTATGTTCCTTTAAGCATTTATGTAAAACTACCACTGTACTTTCTTTATCTGGAGTAATAATGAGTTCTCAGTTGTTTGACCTGTTGTACAGCATAACTTTTTTAGTCTTGCTCACAAATCTTGATGTGGTGAAATACCTGCAAAGGCATTGCTCTCTTCCTCACTAAATATGGTTTCCACAGATAAGTAATATGTGAGATTAATCCCCCACCAATTTCACACAGTATTTGCActctctttgatgattacactgTCAATAAGATGTAAAACACTACCCTTGTCCTTCAGTGTGCTCTGGATCATCAGAGTGTTATAGAATACATAAACATGCAACTACAATGATTTATCTCTATATACTCTCATACTATAATCACATTGAACTATATATGTGACTTGTAGTTATTTTAGTAAATCTCTCCTTAATGTTTGTACTCTGTATTGGATAACTCTGTGGTTTTGACTACTAAAGAGTTGATGCCTGTTATGCCTCTatgttgttttccatgtttttcctTTCCTTACTTGATATACATTACTTTTTTATTAAATACTATTTTTATGTTTAAAATACCATATTTTCCTGTATGAAAACTGTAATGCATGCCTTTTTAACACACTGTATTTATTGAACATAATTGTAAGTAGTTCCCAGTTCaatattttttgtattctgttAAAATGTGTTGAGCTATTTACTTGAAGACCTAATAGagagctaaataaaatattgttaaacatttaaaaatgtgtgtttttttctacCCAGCAAATACACTGAGGCGACTAGTCACGGGATAGCaataggcacatatacagatggcaatggtatcatgtacacaaggtataaaagagcagtgcattgacagaaccatcatttgtattcagatgattaaTCTGAAAAAGTTCACAAAGTGATTATGGTGGCATGATAGGAATTAACAGAATTCGATCACaaaatggaagttggagctagatacatgggacattccatttaaaaaatcattacggaattcaatattctgagatccacattgtcaagactttgtcaagaataccagatttctggcattacctctcaccgtggataATGCAGTGGCCAATGTCTCAAGAGTAGCCCAatttatgtagagttgtcagtgctaacagacaagcaacactacatgaaataaccggAGAAACAATGTGGAACATATGACAAACTTATGTTAGGACTGTGTGatgaatgggctgtggcagcagacaatcAATGGGAGTGCCTTCGCTAAAAGCACGACATGCCTGCAGTACATCTCCTGGGCTAATGACCATATCAGTTTGACTCTAGATTTGAAAGCTATGGCCTGGTCAGTTGAATACCAGTTTCAGTTCGGGCTGATGgttgggtttgagtgtggtgcagaccac
It encodes:
- the LOC126109435 gene encoding uncharacterized PE-PGRS family protein PE_PGRS54-like; translated protein: MVLSNSNPQQPSQSYHFEQCSTSKTLGRWLVARQPPLGRWLVAGGAAAAPRPVAGGWWRGSRPSAGGWWLVAGGAAAAPRPVAGGWWLVARQPPLGRWLVAGGWWRGSRPSAGGWWLVAGGAAAAPRPVAGGWWLVARQPPLGRWLVAGGAAAAPRPVAGGWWRGSRPSAGGWWRGSRPSAGGWWLVAGGAAAAPRPVAGGSAAAPRPVARGWWRGSRPSAGGWWLVARQPPLGRWLVAGGAAAAPRPVAGGWWLVARQPPLGRWLVAGGWWRGSRPSAGGWWLVAGGAAAAPRPVAGGWWLVARQPPLGRWLVAGGWWRGSRPSAGGWWRGSRPSAGGWWLVAGGAAAAPRPVAGGWWLVARQPPLGRWLVARQPPLGRWLVAGGAAAAPRPVAGGWWRGSRPSAGGWWLVARQPPLGRWLVAGGWWRGSRPSAGGWWLVAGGAAAAPRPVAGGWWLVARQPPLGRWLVAGGWWRGSRPSAGGWWLVAGGAAAAPRPVAGGWWLVARQPPLGRWLVAGGAAAAPRPVAGGWWLVARQPPLGRWLVAGGAAAAPRPVAGGWWRGSRPSAGGWWRGSRPSAGGWWRGSRPSAGGWWRGSRPSAGGWWLVARQPPIGRWLVAGGWWRGSRPSAGGWWLVARQPPLGRWLVAGGAAAAPRPVAGGWWRGSRPSAGGWWLVARQPPLGRWLVAGGAAAAPRPVADGWWLVARQPPIGRWLVARQPPLGRWLVAGGAAAAPRPVAGGWWRGSRPSAGGWWLVARQPPLGRWLVAGGAAAAPRPVAGGAAAAPRPVAGGAAAAPRPVAGGAAAAPRPVAGGWWRGSRPSAGGWWLVARQPPLGRWLVAGGAAAAPRPVAGGWWRGSRPSAGGWWLVARQPPLGRWLVAGGAAAAPRPVAGGWWRGSRPSAGGWWLVARQPPLGRWLVAGGAAAAPRPVAGGWWRGSRPSAGGWWLVARQPPLGRWLVAGGAAAAPRPVAGGWWRGSRPSAGGWWLVARQPPLGRWLVAGGAAAAPRPVAGGWWRGSRPSAGGWWLVARQPPLGWWLVARQPPFYYSDTEGVIDQELPETPGKDLEVIEEEEDTGANSTPKKRDEKLNAGHHVYMDNYYNSFALAKLLLDKKTHCTGTLRANRKDTPKEIQEAKLRKGEAVARFAEGVMIGVKKCMAPFTLYGDGKMPLPCRAAAVSCHYNRRSPYGKFDNSGLRD